The Bradyrhizobium sp. WBAH42 genome includes a window with the following:
- the hrcA gene encoding heat-inducible transcriptional repressor HrcA, translating to MAHHDPIHLIAPRAGLAQLNERSRDIFRQIVESYLATGEPVGSRNISRLIAMPLSPASVRNVMADLEQLGLIYAPHTSAGRLPTELGLRFFVDALMQVGDLNEAERQSIQSQLSSVGEAQSVEAALDQALMRLSGLTRAAAVVLTPKSNARLKHIEFVRLEPEKALVILVGEDGQVENRVLTLPPGVPSSALTEAGNFLNARIRGRTLAEARLELETALGEARAELDQLTQKVISAGIASWSGGENEDRQLIVRGHANLLEDLHALEDLERVRLLFDDLETKRGVIDLLGRAETAEGVRIFIGSENKLFSLSGSSTIISPYRDAAGHIVGVLGVIGPTRLNYARVIPTVDYAARIVSRLLGG from the coding sequence GTGGCCCATCACGATCCGATCCATCTGATCGCGCCGCGCGCAGGCCTTGCCCAGCTCAACGAGCGTTCCCGCGACATCTTTCGTCAAATTGTCGAAAGCTATCTCGCGACCGGTGAGCCGGTCGGCTCGCGCAACATTTCCCGCCTGATCGCCATGCCGCTGTCGCCGGCCTCGGTCCGCAACGTCATGGCCGATTTGGAACAGCTCGGCCTGATCTATGCCCCGCACACCTCCGCCGGCCGGCTGCCGACGGAACTGGGCCTGCGCTTCTTCGTCGACGCCCTGATGCAGGTCGGCGACCTCAATGAGGCCGAGCGGCAGTCGATCCAGAGCCAGCTCTCCTCCGTCGGCGAGGCGCAATCGGTCGAGGCGGCGCTGGACCAGGCCTTGATGCGGCTCTCCGGCCTGACCCGGGCCGCCGCCGTCGTGCTGACGCCAAAATCCAATGCCCGGCTGAAGCACATCGAATTCGTCCGCCTGGAACCGGAAAAAGCGCTTGTCATCCTGGTCGGCGAGGACGGCCAGGTCGAAAACCGCGTGCTGACGCTGCCGCCCGGAGTTCCCTCCTCGGCGCTGACCGAGGCCGGCAATTTCCTCAATGCGCGGATCCGCGGCCGCACCCTGGCCGAGGCGCGGCTCGAGCTCGAGACCGCACTCGGCGAGGCCCGTGCCGAGCTCGATCAGCTGACACAGAAAGTGATCTCGGCCGGCATCGCCAGCTGGTCCGGCGGCGAGAATGAGGACCGCCAGCTCATCGTCCGCGGCCATGCCAATCTGCTCGAAGACCTGCATGCGCTGGAGGATCTGGAGCGGGTGCGGCTGTTGTTCGACGATCTCGAGACCAAGCGCGGCGTGATCGACCTGCTCGGCCGGGCCGAGACCGCCGAAGGCGTGCGGATCTTCATCGGCAGTGAGAACAAGCTGTTCTCGCTGTCGGGGTCGTCCACCATCATCTCGCCCTATCGGGATGCCGCCGGCCACATCGTCGGCGTTCTCGGCGTGATCGGCCCGACGCGGCTGAATTATGCCCGTGTGATCCCGACCGTGGACTACGCCGCCCGCATCGTCAGCCGCCTCTTAGGGGGCTGA
- the rdgB gene encoding RdgB/HAM1 family non-canonical purine NTP pyrophosphatase: MHRRITDKLVIATHNPGKLAEMRELLAPYGIEAVSAGELGLDEPEETGNDFRSNAAIKAIAAAQATKIPSFADDSGIVVDALDGAPGIYSARWAGPTKDFNAAMAQIERLLQERGATTPDKRKAHFVSALCVAWPDDHREEVEARVDGTLIWPPRGTAGFGYDPMFLPDGHTRTFGEMESIEKHGLPPLGLGLSHRARAFVKLAEICLEPR, encoded by the coding sequence ATGCACCGCCGAATCACGGACAAGCTCGTCATCGCCACCCACAATCCCGGCAAGCTCGCCGAGATGAGGGAGCTGCTCGCGCCGTACGGGATCGAGGCGGTGTCGGCCGGCGAGCTCGGCCTGGACGAGCCCGAGGAGACCGGCAACGATTTCCGCAGCAACGCCGCGATCAAGGCGATCGCCGCAGCGCAGGCGACCAAGATTCCCTCCTTCGCCGACGATTCCGGCATCGTGGTCGACGCGCTCGACGGCGCACCCGGAATCTACAGCGCGCGCTGGGCCGGCCCGACCAAGGATTTCAACGCGGCGATGGCGCAGATCGAGCGCCTGCTGCAGGAGCGCGGCGCCACCACGCCGGACAAGCGCAAGGCACACTTCGTCTCCGCGCTATGCGTGGCCTGGCCCGACGATCATCGCGAGGAGGTCGAGGCGCGCGTCGACGGCACGCTGATCTGGCCACCGCGCGGCACGGCCGGCTTCGGCTACGACCCGATGTTCCTGCCGGACGGGCACACGCGAACCTTCGGCGAGATGGAAAGCATCGAAAAACACGGCCTGCCGCCGCTTGGCCTAGGCCTGTCGCATCGCGCCCGCGCCTTCGTGAAACTGGCGGAGATCTGCCTTGAGCCGCGCTAA
- the rph gene encoding ribonuclease PH has product MRPSRRAPDELRPVTLERGVVKYAEGSCLVKFGDTHVLVTATLEERLPPWLKGQGRGWVTAEYGMLPRATSERTRREASAGKQSGRTVEIQRLIGRSLRTIVDLEALGERQITVDCDVLQADGGTRTASITGAWVALADCLNWMKARNMVKTNVLRDNVAAISCGIYNGTPVLDLDYAEDSEAETDANFVMTGDGRIIEVQGTAEREPFTQDEFLKLIALAQKGIARLVDLQKLAVA; this is encoded by the coding sequence ATGCGGCCAAGCCGCCGTGCGCCCGACGAATTGCGCCCCGTGACGCTGGAGCGCGGCGTGGTCAAATATGCGGAAGGCTCGTGCCTGGTGAAATTCGGCGACACCCATGTGCTGGTCACTGCCACGCTGGAGGAGCGCCTGCCGCCGTGGCTGAAGGGCCAGGGCCGCGGCTGGGTCACCGCCGAATACGGCATGCTGCCGCGCGCAACCTCCGAACGCACCCGCCGCGAGGCCTCTGCCGGCAAGCAGAGCGGCCGAACGGTCGAGATCCAGCGCCTGATCGGCCGCTCGCTTCGAACCATCGTCGATCTCGAAGCGCTCGGCGAGCGCCAGATCACGGTCGATTGCGACGTGCTCCAGGCCGACGGCGGCACCCGCACGGCCTCGATCACCGGCGCCTGGGTCGCGCTTGCCGATTGCCTCAACTGGATGAAGGCGCGCAACATGGTGAAGACCAACGTGCTGCGCGACAACGTCGCCGCGATCTCCTGCGGTATCTACAACGGCACGCCGGTGCTCGATCTCGACTATGCCGAGGATTCGGAAGCCGAGACCGACGCCAATTTCGTCATGACCGGCGACGGCCGCATCATCGAGGTGCAGGGCACCGCGGAACGCGAGCCGTTTACGCAGGACGAGTTCCTGAAGCTGATCGCCCTGGCGCAGAAGGGCATCGCGCGCCTGGTGGACTTGCAGAAACTGGCCGTGGCGTAG
- the grpE gene encoding nucleotide exchange factor GrpE produces MTEQDRQPEDTTAATGEPVVSKPYIMPDDPEPGAVETLQKEAAEARDRMLRTLAEMENLRKRTSKEVADARLYGITGFARDVLDIADNLQRALDAVPAEARAAADPGLIALIEGVELTERSLLNALEKHGVKKLDPLGQKFDPNFHQAMYEVPDASVPSGTVVQIMQAGYTIGDRVLRPALVGVAKGGAKAASAANNNNEQSGAAN; encoded by the coding sequence ATGACCGAGCAAGACCGGCAACCCGAAGACACGACTGCAGCGACCGGCGAGCCCGTGGTGTCGAAACCCTACATCATGCCCGACGATCCCGAGCCCGGCGCGGTCGAGACGTTGCAGAAGGAAGCCGCCGAGGCGCGCGACCGCATGCTGCGGACGCTGGCCGAGATGGAGAACTTGCGCAAGCGCACCAGCAAGGAGGTCGCCGACGCCCGCCTCTACGGCATCACCGGCTTCGCCCGCGACGTGCTCGATATCGCCGACAATCTTCAGCGTGCGCTCGATGCCGTTCCGGCCGAAGCGCGTGCCGCGGCCGATCCCGGCCTGATCGCGCTGATCGAGGGCGTCGAGCTCACCGAACGCTCGCTGCTCAACGCGCTGGAAAAGCACGGCGTGAAGAAGCTCGATCCCTTGGGCCAGAAGTTCGACCCGAACTTCCACCAGGCGATGTACGAAGTGCCCGATGCGTCGGTGCCGTCGGGCACCGTGGTGCAGATCATGCAGGCCGGCTACACCATCGGCGATCGCGTGCTGCGCCCGGCGCTGGTAGGCGTCGCCAAGGGCGGCGCAAAGGCTGCGTCTGCGGCGAACAACAACAACGAGCAGAGCGGCGCGGCGAACTGA
- the pncA gene encoding bifunctional nicotinamidase/pyrazinamidase, with product MLVRRQVLAMLGTTALATLAPTALLAAASIKPDDASALLVIDVQNCFLPGGSLAVKEGEQVVPVINKISKAFANVVLTQDWHTPGHVSFASVHAGKKPFETVDLPYGKQVLWPDHCVQGTDGAALSKDLSIPHAELIIRKGFHKDVDSYSAFLEADGKTSTGLAGYLKGRKIKRVFVAGLATDFCVAWTALDARKAGFEVYVVEDACRGIDTQGSLAKAWADMAKAGVKRIQSADIAVSA from the coding sequence ATGCTGGTTCGGCGACAAGTCTTGGCAATGCTTGGAACGACGGCGCTGGCGACGCTGGCGCCAACCGCGCTGCTCGCGGCCGCATCGATCAAGCCGGACGATGCATCCGCGCTGCTCGTGATCGACGTGCAGAACTGCTTCCTGCCCGGCGGTAGCCTCGCGGTGAAGGAAGGCGAGCAGGTGGTGCCGGTCATCAACAAGATCTCGAAGGCATTTGCGAACGTGGTGCTGACGCAGGACTGGCACACGCCGGGCCACGTTTCGTTTGCGTCGGTTCATGCCGGCAAGAAGCCGTTCGAAACGGTCGATCTTCCCTACGGCAAGCAGGTGCTGTGGCCGGACCATTGCGTGCAGGGCACCGACGGCGCGGCGCTGTCGAAGGACCTCTCGATCCCACACGCCGAGCTCATCATCCGCAAGGGTTTTCACAAGGACGTCGACAGCTATTCGGCCTTCCTCGAAGCCGACGGCAAGACCTCGACGGGGCTCGCCGGCTACCTGAAGGGCCGCAAGATCAAGCGCGTCTTCGTCGCTGGCCTCGCGACAGACTTCTGCGTCGCCTGGACCGCGCTCGACGCACGCAAGGCGGGCTTCGAGGTCTATGTGGTGGAAGACGCCTGCCGCGGCATCGACACGCAGGGCTCGCTGGCAAAGGCCTGGGCCGATATGGCCAAGGCCGGCGTGAAGCGGATTCAGTCTGCGGATATCGCGGTGAGCGCGTAA